From the Manis pentadactyla isolate mManPen7 chromosome 7, mManPen7.hap1, whole genome shotgun sequence genome, one window contains:
- the TMUB1 gene encoding transmembrane and ubiquitin-like domain-containing protein 1 — MALIEGVGDEVTVLFTVLACLLVLALAWVSTHTAEGTNPLPQPSGTPTPAQPSEAMAVTDSIRGEAPGAETPSLRHRGHTVQPEPGTGLATTLPPPDSPQEPLVLRLKFLNDSEQVARAWPHDTIGSLKRTQFPGREQQVRLIYQGQLLGDDTQTLGSLHLPPSCVLHCHVSPRVGPPRPPCPPGSEPGPSGLEVGGLLLPLLGLLLLLLWYCQIQYRPFFPLTATLGLAGFTLLLSLLAFAMYRP; from the exons ATGGCCCTGATTGAAGGGGTGGGTGATGAGGTGACCGTCCTTTTCACGGTGCTTGCCTGCCTTCTGGTGCTGGCTCTTGCCTGGGTCTCAACACACACCGCCGAGGGCACCAACCCACTGCCCCAGCCATCAGGAACCCCAACACCAGCACAACCCAGTGAAGCCATGGCAGTCACCGACAGCATCAGAGGAGAGGCCCCAGGAGCTGAGACCCCCAGCCTGAGACACAGGGGTCACACTGTTCAgccagagcctggcacagggcTTGCAACAACGCTGCCACCCCCAGACTCCCCGCAGGAGCCCCTAGTGCTCCGGCTGAAATTCCTCAACGATTCAGAGCAGGTGGCCAGGGCCTGGCCCCATGACACCATCGGCTCCCTGAAAAG GACCCAGTTTCCGGGCCGGGAACAGCAAGTGCGACTCATCTACCAAGGGCAGCTGCTAGGAGACGACACCCAGACCCTGGGCAGCCTTCATCTCCCTCCCAGCTGCGTCCTCCACTGCCACGTATCCCCTCGGGTGGGGCCGCCACGCCCGCCCTGCCCACCGGGGTCCGAGCCAGGCCCCTCCGGGCTGGAGGTAGGCGGGCTGCTGCTGCCCCTGCTGGGactcctcctgctgctgctgtggTACTGCCAGATTCAGTACCGGCCCTTCTTTCCCCTGACCGCCACTCTGGGCCTGGCCGGCTTCACGCTGCTGCTCAGTCTCCTGGCCTTCGCCATGTACCGCCCGTAG